The following proteins are co-located in the Roseovarius arcticus genome:
- a CDS encoding GlxA family transcriptional regulator, protein MHSHQPKSHSSKAETAQVPRRFVFVLLDNFTLLSFAAAIECLRIANRMAERTLYEWSVIGDGEVVACSAGSRFQLDGPLGELGRDDTVLICGGVDIHQAATKKMLNWLRREARRGLKMGGLCTASYLMARAGLLDGKRATIHWENHDSFAEEFPEVSLTKSVFTIDGTRMTTAGGTSSIDLMLSLVAQDHDEKLANAVADQLIYSSIRTDQDTQRLSVPTRIGVRHPKLSQVIQMMEGNIEEPISPSTLARDAGMSTRQLERLFRRYLSRSPKRYYMELRLQKARNLLMQTDMTVINVALACGFSSPSHFSKCYRAHYNTTPYRERGAQSSRLSV, encoded by the coding sequence ATGCACAGCCACCAGCCCAAGAGCCATTCCAGCAAAGCCGAAACCGCGCAGGTGCCACGGCGATTTGTCTTTGTCCTTTTGGATAATTTCACGCTTCTTAGCTTCGCCGCTGCCATCGAATGTCTGCGTATTGCAAACCGGATGGCCGAACGCACGCTCTATGAGTGGAGCGTGATCGGCGATGGCGAGGTTGTCGCCTGTTCGGCCGGGTCGCGCTTTCAGCTGGATGGCCCGCTGGGCGAGCTGGGACGCGACGACACAGTGCTGATTTGCGGCGGCGTTGATATCCATCAGGCCGCGACCAAGAAGATGCTGAACTGGCTGCGCCGCGAGGCACGGCGCGGGTTAAAGATGGGCGGTCTCTGCACAGCCTCGTATCTGATGGCGCGCGCTGGTCTGCTGGATGGCAAACGTGCGACGATCCACTGGGAAAATCACGACAGCTTTGCCGAAGAGTTTCCTGAGGTCAGCCTGACAAAGTCGGTATTTACCATCGACGGCACCCGCATGACGACGGCCGGCGGCACATCTTCTATCGACCTCATGCTGAGCCTCGTCGCACAGGACCACGACGAGAAGCTGGCCAATGCCGTCGCTGATCAGCTGATCTATTCGTCGATCCGGACCGATCAGGACACGCAGCGTCTGTCTGTCCCTACCCGCATCGGCGTGCGTCATCCCAAGCTGAGCCAAGTCATCCAGATGATGGAGGGCAACATCGAAGAGCCGATTAGCCCGTCGACGCTGGCGCGCGATGCCGGCATGTCGACCCGTCAGCTTGAACGCCTCTTTCGCCGCTATCTCAGCCGCTCGCCCAAGCGATATTATATGGAGCTTCGCCTGCAAAAGGCGCGCAACCTGTTGATGCAGACCGACATGACGGTGATCAACGTGGCACTGGCCTGCGGATTTTCATCACCCTCGCATTTTTCCAAGTGCTACCGCGCGCATTATAATACGACACCCTACCGTGAGCGCGGTGCGCAATCCTCGCGGCTGTCAGTCTAG
- a CDS encoding PQQ-dependent sugar dehydrogenase has protein sequence MIRILITILLISSPLSAQTLKGPNGPIPVSTMATGLEGPWSFGFLPDGSVLITEKAGRLWQLQNGKRSQIGGVGPVAVVGQGGLLDVLVPRDFAQTRQLYFTHAVSQGAGAGTALATALLPKGASALTDWRVIYQIAEGSRGGQHFGSRLVEAPDGTIFMTVGERGDRPAAQDLARENGSVLRLTRAGDPAPGNPFEGTEGARPAIWSYGHRNPQGAALDAAGQLYVNEHGARGGDEVNRINAGANYGWPVISYGRHYSGARIGVGASKPGMEQPEFYWDPSIAPSGLMIYSGALWPEWNGDFFVGSLKFGFISRLSGNPLREVQRLEGPETARLRDIREGPDGAIWFLSEGQGALYRMAP, from the coding sequence ATGATCCGAATTCTAATCACCATCTTGCTGATCTCCTCCCCGCTTTCGGCGCAGACGCTGAAAGGGCCGAATGGCCCGATCCCTGTATCGACGATGGCAACCGGGCTGGAGGGCCCATGGTCGTTTGGTTTTTTGCCCGATGGTAGCGTTCTCATCACGGAAAAGGCCGGGCGGCTTTGGCAATTGCAGAACGGCAAGCGCAGCCAGATCGGCGGCGTCGGGCCAGTGGCTGTCGTGGGGCAGGGCGGCCTGCTGGACGTACTGGTGCCGCGCGATTTCGCACAGACCCGGCAGCTCTACTTTACCCATGCAGTGTCGCAAGGCGCGGGGGCAGGCACGGCGCTGGCCACTGCGCTGCTGCCCAAAGGCGCAAGTGCGCTGACCGACTGGCGCGTGATCTACCAAATTGCTGAGGGTAGCCGCGGTGGACAGCATTTTGGATCGCGTTTGGTCGAGGCACCGGATGGCACGATCTTTATGACAGTCGGCGAGCGGGGTGATCGCCCTGCGGCGCAGGATCTGGCGCGCGAGAATGGCAGCGTCCTGCGGCTAACGCGCGCAGGTGATCCGGCGCCGGGCAACCCGTTCGAGGGCACCGAGGGCGCGCGACCTGCCATATGGTCCTACGGTCACCGCAATCCGCAAGGGGCGGCGCTGGACGCGGCTGGACAGCTCTACGTCAACGAACATGGCGCGCGCGGCGGCGACGAAGTGAACCGGATTAACGCCGGGGCGAATTATGGCTGGCCGGTTATCTCATATGGCAGGCACTATTCGGGCGCACGGATCGGTGTCGGAGCGTCAAAGCCGGGCATGGAACAGCCCGAGTTCTACTGGGACCCCAGCATCGCGCCCTCTGGGCTGATGATATACTCAGGCGCGCTATGGCCCGAGTGGAATGGTGATTTCTTTGTCGGGTCGCTGAAATTTGGCTTTATTTCGCGACTGTCAGGCAATCCACTTCGTGAAGTGCAGCGGCTGGAGGGGCCGGAGACGGCACGCCTGCGCGATATCCGCGAGGGGCCGGATGGCGCGATCTGGTTTCTCAGCGAAGGGCAGGGCGCCCTTTATCGTATGGCGCCCTGA
- the lon gene encoding endopeptidase La, with protein MKEPLNSSYPVLPLRDIVVFPHMIVPLFVGREKSVRALEEVMADDKQILLSSQIDPSVDDPDAKGIYKAGVLANVLQLLKLPDGTVKVLVEGVARVRIIEYLENDDFFEARAEYLTEMPGDATTIEALLRSVSSEFERYAKVKKNVPEEALTAVSDAGEPARLADLVAGHLGIEVEQKQELLETLSVSERLEKVYGLMQGEMSVLQVEKKIKTRVKSQMERTQREYYLNEQMKAIQKELGDGEDGEGEVAELEKRVSETKLSKEAREKADAELKKLKNMSPMSAEATVVRNYLEWMLSIPWGVKSRVKKDLARAEKVLDDDHYGLDKVKERIVEYLAVQQRSQKLKGPIMCLVGPPGVGKTSLGKSVAKATGREFIRISLGGVRDESEIRGHRRTYIGSMPGKIIQALKKAKTTNPLILLDEIDKMGQDFRGDPASAMLEVLDPEQNSTFVDHYLEVEYDLSNVMFLTTSNSYNMPGPLLDRMEIIPLAGYTEDEKREIAKQHLLEKQIKNHGLKKGEFELTDDALTDIIRYYTREAGVRNLEREIAKVARKAVTQIIKKQATSIKVTAENLDDFLGVRKHKFGLAEDADQVGVVTGLAYTSVGGELLNIEALRLPGKGRMKTTGKLGDVMKESIDAANSYVRSVAPAIGIKPPRLEKWDIHVHVPEGATPKDGPSAGLAMVTSIVSVLTGIPVRKDIAMTGEVTLRGNALPIGGLKEKLLAALRGGIKTVLIPQENEKDLAEIPDNVKQGLKIIPVSHVREVLKLALTRDPEPIEWDEAAEEAAAAEAALKSGNDGTGATAH; from the coding sequence CAGATTCTGCTGTCGAGTCAGATCGACCCAAGCGTTGACGATCCGGACGCCAAGGGCATCTACAAAGCGGGTGTTCTGGCGAACGTTTTGCAACTACTGAAATTGCCCGATGGCACCGTCAAGGTGCTGGTCGAGGGCGTCGCGCGTGTGCGGATTATCGAGTATCTCGAAAACGATGATTTCTTTGAGGCCCGCGCCGAGTACCTGACCGAAATGCCGGGCGATGCGACCACTATAGAGGCGTTGTTGCGCAGCGTTTCCAGTGAGTTCGAGCGCTATGCTAAGGTCAAAAAGAATGTGCCGGAAGAGGCGCTGACAGCCGTGTCAGACGCCGGAGAGCCTGCGCGCCTCGCCGATCTGGTGGCCGGACATCTGGGCATCGAGGTAGAGCAAAAGCAGGAACTGCTTGAAACACTCAGCGTCAGCGAGCGCCTGGAGAAGGTCTATGGCCTGATGCAGGGCGAAATGAGCGTGCTGCAGGTCGAAAAGAAGATCAAGACCCGCGTCAAAAGCCAGATGGAGCGCACGCAGCGCGAATATTATCTGAATGAGCAGATGAAGGCCATTCAGAAGGAATTGGGCGATGGCGAGGACGGCGAAGGCGAAGTTGCCGAGCTGGAGAAGCGCGTCAGTGAGACCAAGCTGAGCAAAGAGGCCCGCGAAAAGGCGGATGCCGAACTGAAAAAGCTGAAAAACATGAGCCCGATGAGTGCCGAGGCAACCGTCGTACGCAACTATCTGGAATGGATGCTGTCGATCCCTTGGGGCGTGAAAAGCCGCGTCAAGAAGGATCTGGCGCGCGCCGAAAAGGTACTGGACGACGACCACTATGGCCTCGACAAGGTCAAAGAGCGCATCGTCGAATATCTGGCCGTGCAGCAACGCTCGCAAAAGCTGAAGGGGCCGATCATGTGCCTCGTCGGCCCTCCGGGCGTGGGCAAGACATCGCTGGGCAAATCCGTGGCCAAGGCGACAGGGCGCGAATTTATTCGCATCAGCCTTGGCGGTGTGCGCGACGAGTCCGAGATCCGCGGCCACCGCCGGACCTATATCGGCTCCATGCCGGGCAAGATCATACAAGCGCTGAAAAAGGCCAAGACGACCAATCCGCTGATCTTGCTGGATGAGATCGACAAAATGGGCCAGGACTTCCGCGGTGATCCTGCGTCAGCGATGCTAGAGGTCTTGGACCCCGAGCAGAACAGCACGTTCGTCGATCACTATCTGGAGGTTGAATATGACCTCAGCAATGTGATGTTTTTGACCACGTCGAACAGCTATAATATGCCTGGCCCGCTTCTGGACCGTATGGAGATTATCCCGCTGGCCGGCTATACCGAGGACGAAAAGCGCGAAATCGCCAAGCAACATTTGCTGGAGAAACAGATCAAGAACCACGGTCTGAAGAAGGGCGAGTTTGAGCTGACCGATGATGCGTTGACCGACATCATTCGCTACTACACCCGCGAGGCGGGCGTCCGGAACCTAGAGCGCGAGATTGCCAAGGTCGCCCGTAAGGCGGTGACGCAGATCATCAAAAAACAGGCGACATCTATCAAGGTGACGGCTGAAAACCTTGATGACTTCCTTGGGGTGCGCAAGCACAAGTTTGGTCTGGCCGAGGATGCCGATCAGGTTGGTGTCGTCACGGGGCTGGCCTATACGTCGGTGGGCGGCGAGTTGCTGAATATCGAGGCGCTGCGCCTGCCGGGCAAGGGCCGGATGAAGACCACTGGCAAGCTGGGTGATGTGATGAAGGAATCCATCGATGCGGCGAACAGCTATGTCCGCTCGGTCGCGCCTGCCATCGGGATCAAACCGCCCCGGCTGGAGAAGTGGGACATTCACGTCCACGTGCCTGAGGGTGCAACGCCTAAGGATGGGCCGAGCGCTGGCTTGGCCATGGTCACGTCCATCGTATCGGTGCTGACTGGCATTCCGGTGCGCAAGGATATCGCCATGACCGGCGAGGTCACGCTGCGCGGTAACGCGCTGCCGATCGGGGGCCTCAAAGAGAAGCTGCTGGCCGCATTGCGCGGCGGCATCAAGACGGTGCTGATCCCTCAGGAGAACGAAAAGGATCTGGCCGAGATCCCCGATAACGTGAAGCAGGGGCTAAAGATTATCCCTGTGTCGCACGTTCGCGAAGTACTGAAGCTGGCCCTGACCCGGGACCCTGAACCGATCGAATGGGACGAAGCCGCCGAGGAGGCCGCCGCCGCTGAGGCCGCGCTAAAATCCGGCAATGACGGAACGGGCGCGACGGCGCACTGA
- a CDS encoding class II 3-deoxy-7-phosphoheptulonate synthase codes for MAWKKSDWRAKPRVQMPDYVDADALSAVEARLAQYPPLVFAGEARRLTAQLGAASRGEAFLLQGGDCAEAFDQFSADAIRDTFKVMLQMAMVLTFGAKVPVVKVGRMAGQFAKPRSAPTETVNGVELPSYRGDIINELPFSEAARIPDPAKMLQAYTQSAATLNLLRAFSKGGYADMNKVHSWTLGFTDGEKAARYREMASRISDALDFMRAAGIDSTSTETLQTVDFYTSHESLLLEYEEALTRLDTTSGNWLAGSGHMIWIGDRTRQPDGAHVEFASGVLNPIGLKCGPTMTADDLKALMAKLNPKNEAGRLTLIARFGAGKVAEHLPRLIECVRQEGAKVVWVCDPMHGNTIKSASGYKTRPFDAVLREVREFFAVHKAEGTIPGGVHFEMTGQDVTECIGGTADVTDENLSDRYHTACDPRLNASQSLELAFLVAEELSALRQERSAEAA; via the coding sequence ATGGCATGGAAAAAATCCGATTGGCGCGCCAAACCGCGCGTTCAGATGCCCGACTATGTCGACGCGGATGCGCTGTCGGCTGTCGAGGCGCGGCTTGCGCAGTATCCACCTCTGGTGTTCGCTGGCGAGGCCCGCCGCCTTACGGCGCAGCTCGGCGCGGCATCGCGCGGCGAGGCGTTCCTGCTTCAGGGCGGCGATTGCGCCGAGGCGTTCGACCAGTTTAGCGCCGACGCGATCCGCGATACGTTCAAGGTGATGCTGCAAATGGCGATGGTTCTGACCTTTGGCGCCAAGGTGCCGGTGGTCAAAGTGGGCCGCATGGCCGGCCAGTTCGCCAAGCCACGCAGCGCCCCGACCGAGACTGTAAATGGCGTGGAATTGCCCAGTTACCGCGGCGATATCATCAACGAGCTGCCGTTCTCTGAGGCCGCCCGCATTCCGGATCCGGCCAAAATGCTGCAGGCCTATACGCAGTCGGCGGCCACGCTGAACCTGCTGCGCGCCTTTTCCAAGGGCGGCTATGCCGACATGAACAAGGTTCATAGCTGGACGCTTGGCTTTACCGATGGTGAAAAGGCCGCACGCTATCGCGAGATGGCCAGCCGTATCAGCGATGCGCTCGATTTTATGCGCGCCGCTGGTATCGACAGTACCAGCACCGAAACGCTGCAAACAGTCGATTTCTACACCAGCCACGAATCGCTGCTGCTAGAGTATGAAGAGGCGCTGACGCGGCTTGATACCACGTCCGGCAATTGGCTCGCTGGGTCTGGCCACATGATCTGGATCGGGGATCGCACCCGCCAGCCGGACGGTGCGCATGTCGAGTTTGCCAGCGGCGTGCTGAACCCGATCGGCCTGAAATGCGGCCCGACAATGACGGCAGATGATCTCAAGGCGCTGATGGCCAAGCTGAACCCGAAAAACGAGGCTGGCCGCCTGACTTTGATCGCGCGTTTCGGCGCCGGCAAGGTGGCCGAGCATCTGCCGCGGCTGATCGAATGCGTTCGCCAAGAGGGCGCGAAAGTGGTGTGGGTCTGCGACCCCATGCATGGCAACACGATCAAATCAGCGTCCGGGTATAAAACGCGCCCCTTCGATGCGGTTTTGCGCGAGGTGCGCGAGTTTTTCGCCGTGCACAAAGCCGAGGGAACAATCCCCGGCGGCGTCCATTTCGAGATGACGGGCCAAGACGTGACCGAGTGCATCGGTGGCACCGCGGACGTGACCGACGAAAATCTGAGCGATCGCTATCACACTGCCTGCGATCCGCGCTTGAATGCGTCGCAATCGTTGGAACTTGCGTTTCTCGTCGCCGAAGAGCTTTCGGCCCTAAGGCAAGAGCGCAGCGCCGAAGCGGCCTGA
- a CDS encoding polyprenyl synthetase family protein yields MEAQLIEAQEAVSAHLEHVLTPYGAGDVAEAMRHAAAGGKRLRACLVLESARLNGVSQAAAIWPATAIEAMHAYSLVHDDLPCMDDDDERRGRPTVHVKWDEMTAVLAGDALQSLAFELAAHPNVGAGDVRADLALSLARAAGGQGMVLGQALDMAAERPGAQLDLTQITALQAGKTGALFEWSAAAGARMAGADPQRLIRYAAAMGQAFQIHDDIIDVTGDATAAGKAVGKDAAAGKATFVSLLGLDGARARAAALVDDAVSALSEYGTGADTLRAIARFAISRDS; encoded by the coding sequence ATGGAAGCACAGCTGATTGAGGCGCAAGAGGCAGTCAGCGCGCATCTGGAGCATGTTCTGACCCCCTATGGCGCTGGCGATGTGGCAGAGGCGATGCGCCATGCCGCTGCGGGCGGCAAGCGTCTGCGCGCGTGTCTTGTGCTGGAATCGGCGCGTCTGAACGGGGTGTCGCAGGCGGCTGCTATCTGGCCCGCCACGGCGATTGAGGCGATGCATGCCTACAGCCTTGTGCATGATGATCTGCCCTGCATGGACGACGATGACGAGCGGCGCGGCAGGCCCACAGTGCATGTGAAATGGGACGAGATGACGGCTGTGCTGGCGGGCGATGCCTTGCAATCGCTGGCGTTTGAACTGGCAGCGCATCCAAACGTTGGCGCCGGCGATGTCCGCGCTGATCTGGCGCTTAGCCTTGCGAGGGCGGCTGGCGGGCAGGGCATGGTGCTGGGCCAGGCGCTGGACATGGCCGCGGAACGGCCCGGCGCGCAGCTAGACCTGACGCAGATTACAGCGCTACAGGCAGGTAAAACCGGCGCGCTTTTTGAATGGAGCGCTGCGGCAGGCGCGCGCATGGCTGGCGCCGATCCTCAGCGATTAATCCGCTATGCTGCCGCAATGGGGCAAGCATTTCAGATCCATGATGATATCATTGATGTCACCGGCGATGCCACCGCCGCAGGCAAGGCGGTGGGCAAGGACGCGGCAGCGGGTAAGGCCACCTTCGTTTCGCTGCTGGGTCTGGACGGCGCCCGCGCCCGCGCCGCCGCGTTGGTTGACGATGCAGTGTCGGCGCTATCTGAGTATGGTACAGGCGCAGATACCTTGCGGGCCATCGCTCGCTTCGCTATCTCGCGTGACAGCTGA
- the dxs gene encoding 1-deoxy-D-xylulose-5-phosphate synthase, with translation MTMTPESGPKTPLLDRIDSPADMKRLSDAELSRLADELRAETINSVSKTGGHLGAGLGVVELTVALHAVFDAPRDKIIWDVSHQSYPHKILTGRRGRMGTLRQKDGISGFTKRSESPYDPFGAAHSSTSISAALGFAVARDLGGACDTGHGDAVAIIGDGAMSAGMAFEALNNAGALGKRMFVILNDNEMSIAPPVGALSSYLSRLYAEQPFQELKAAAKGAVSLLPGPFQEGARRAKDMLKGLAVGGTLFEELGFSYLGPIDGHDMDQLLPVLRTVRQRATGPMLIHVLTKKGKGYAPAEGADDGGHATAKFDVTTGKQSKPPSNAPSYTSVFGRALVDHASRDDRIVAVTAAMPDGTGLGLMAERYPSRTFDVGIAEQHAVTFAAGMAAGGLRPFCALYSTFLQRGYDQVVHDVAIQRLPVRFAIDRAGLVGADGATHAGSFDVAFLANLPGFVVMAAADEAELVHMVATAAAHDGGPIAFRYPRGEGEGVTMPERGVPLEIGKGRIIADGSRVAILSFGTRLGEVRKAAEALSARGITPTIADARFAKPLDRDMILKLAEDHEALICVEEGAIGGFGSHVAQLLADEGVFDHGLKFRSMVLPDIFIDQASPADMYAVAGMDAAQIEAKVLEVLGVAQIAGKRA, from the coding sequence ATGACCATGACGCCTGAGAGCGGGCCCAAAACACCGCTGCTTGACCGTATCGACAGCCCCGCAGACATGAAGCGGCTGAGCGATGCCGAACTGAGCCGTCTGGCAGATGAGTTGCGGGCTGAGACAATTAACTCCGTCTCAAAGACAGGCGGCCATCTGGGCGCGGGTCTGGGCGTGGTCGAGTTGACCGTGGCGCTGCATGCCGTATTCGACGCGCCCCGCGACAAGATTATCTGGGACGTCAGCCATCAAAGTTATCCGCACAAGATCCTGACTGGCCGCCGGGGACGCATGGGCACACTGCGCCAAAAAGACGGGATCAGCGGATTTACCAAACGCTCCGAGTCGCCCTACGATCCTTTCGGCGCGGCCCATTCCAGCACCTCTATCAGCGCCGCGTTAGGCTTTGCCGTGGCGCGTGATCTGGGCGGGGCCTGCGATACCGGGCATGGCGATGCGGTCGCGATCATCGGCGACGGCGCAATGAGTGCCGGCATGGCGTTTGAGGCGCTGAACAACGCGGGCGCCCTTGGCAAACGGATGTTTGTTATCCTCAACGATAACGAGATGTCGATTGCGCCGCCCGTGGGCGCACTGTCGTCGTACCTGTCCCGCCTATACGCCGAGCAACCCTTTCAGGAGTTGAAGGCCGCCGCCAAGGGGGCGGTGTCGCTGCTGCCCGGCCCGTTTCAGGAGGGCGCCCGCCGCGCCAAGGATATGCTCAAGGGGCTGGCCGTAGGCGGCACGCTGTTCGAGGAGCTGGGGTTTTCCTACCTTGGCCCCATCGACGGGCATGACATGGACCAGCTGCTACCGGTCCTGCGGACCGTTCGACAGCGCGCTACCGGCCCGATGCTGATCCACGTGCTGACGAAAAAGGGCAAGGGGTACGCCCCCGCCGAGGGCGCGGATGATGGCGGCCACGCGACCGCGAAATTTGACGTGACGACGGGCAAACAGAGCAAACCGCCCAGCAACGCGCCCAGCTACACCTCAGTCTTTGGCCGCGCACTGGTCGATCATGCCAGCCGCGACGACCGCATCGTGGCGGTTACTGCCGCTATGCCGGACGGCACCGGCCTTGGCCTTATGGCCGAGCGGTATCCCTCGCGCACCTTTGATGTCGGCATTGCCGAGCAGCACGCCGTGACATTTGCCGCTGGCATGGCAGCAGGGGGGCTGCGGCCGTTCTGCGCGCTCTATTCGACCTTCCTGCAACGCGGCTATGATCAGGTCGTGCATGACGTGGCAATCCAGCGCCTGCCTGTACGTTTTGCCATCGACCGCGCCGGACTGGTTGGCGCCGATGGTGCCACCCATGCGGGCAGCTTTGACGTGGCGTTTCTGGCCAATCTGCCCGGTTTCGTTGTCATGGCCGCCGCCGATGAGGCCGAGCTGGTGCATATGGTCGCGACCGCCGCGGCGCACGACGGCGGGCCCATCGCATTCCGCTATCCGCGCGGCGAGGGCGAGGGCGTGACGATGCCAGAACGCGGCGTCCCGCTGGAAATCGGCAAGGGCCGGATCATTGCGGATGGCAGCCGGGTCGCAATCCTCAGCTTTGGCACGCGGCTGGGCGAGGTGCGCAAGGCCGCCGAGGCACTATCGGCGCGCGGTATCACGCCCACCATCGCCGATGCCCGCTTTGCCAAGCCGCTGGACAGGGACATGATCCTAAAGCTGGCCGAGGACCACGAGGCGCTGATATGTGTCGAGGAGGGCGCGATCGGCGGCTTTGGCAGCCACGTCGCGCAGCTATTAGCCGATGAGGGTGTGTTCGATCACGGTCTCAAATTCCGCTCAATGGTGCTGCCTGATATCTTTATCGATCAGGCCAGTCCTGCGGATATGTATGCCGTTGCGGGCATGGATGCAGCGCAGATCGAGGCAAAGGTGCTGGAAGTGCTGGGTGTCGCGCAGATCGCAGGCAAGCGTGCCTGA
- a CDS encoding PAS domain-containing protein, with protein MNNDKIGGETQPEMPRMPRLTRKNQKPETTAALAAFEAYWNEMRRGAQVPRRSDIDPRGIEPLLSNAFIVERIAPGLARLRIAGSHLTDLMGMEVRGMPISAFLEPSSRDALAHHLVRLFDEPATVRLSLSAPGRPSAPTLTGTLLLLPLRSDLGDISRALGCLVSDGSIGRGPRRFAIEHAVLTPLGAASDGGPAPQLIGQTAAPVSVHPCPVQPQSGTLQGSERPYLRLIKS; from the coding sequence ATGAACAATGACAAAATTGGCGGCGAAACGCAGCCTGAGATGCCACGCATGCCTCGACTGACCCGCAAAAACCAGAAGCCCGAAACGACGGCTGCGCTTGCTGCATTTGAGGCATACTGGAATGAAATGCGCCGCGGCGCGCAGGTACCGCGCCGGTCAGATATTGATCCGCGTGGTATTGAGCCATTATTGAGCAACGCCTTCATCGTAGAGCGGATCGCCCCCGGCCTTGCGCGGCTGCGCATCGCGGGCAGTCATCTGACCGATTTGATGGGGATGGAAGTACGCGGGATGCCGATCAGCGCGTTTCTGGAGCCATCGTCGCGCGACGCGCTGGCGCATCATTTGGTGCGTCTATTTGACGAGCCGGCAACGGTGCGGTTGTCACTATCAGCACCCGGCCGCCCCAGCGCGCCGACGCTTACGGGCACGCTGCTGCTGTTGCCGCTTCGCAGTGATCTAGGCGATATATCGCGTGCGCTGGGTTGCCTCGTCAGTGATGGATCAATTGGGCGCGGCCCGCGCCGGTTTGCGATCGAGCACGCGGTATTAACACCTCTGGGCGCTGCATCCGATGGCGGACCTGCGCCTCAGCTCATTGGGCAAACGGCGGCGCCTGTCTCTGTGCATCCCTGCCCAGTTCAGCCTCAAAGCGGTACTCTGCAAGGGTCGGAACGCCCTTATCTGCGACTGATCAAGAGCTAA
- a CDS encoding exodeoxyribonuclease VII small subunit, with the protein MSDTPVAEMTFEQAMAELEQVVGRLERGDVALDESITLYERGAALKKRCETKLKEAEEKVAAITLDDNGEPTGLKPVEGL; encoded by the coding sequence ATGAGCGATACACCCGTAGCCGAGATGACATTCGAGCAAGCCATGGCCGAGCTGGAACAGGTGGTCGGGCGGCTGGAACGCGGCGATGTCGCGCTGGACGAATCCATCACCCTGTATGAGCGGGGCGCAGCGCTAAAGAAACGCTGCGAGACAAAGCTGAAAGAAGCCGAAGAGAAGGTTGCCGCGATCACGCTGGACGACAACGGCGAGCCGACCGGGTTAAAGCCGGTTGAGGGTCTCTGA
- a CDS encoding phosphotransferase yields MSAKLPPMPDLDVMMRLNARLTAARSEEPRLEQAQPTDLIRDVTGKRAIFRGQLEGRRVIFRVHLKPETGAAQREWDELNRLWPYMATGDLRVPEPICAAPGAGVTVQQDAAGTPLLQLLYSLDVGQRVAYLAPAAAWLRTSTAMTEGWRLPRADAWIKRAARASAQQPFAQLRALELRILAQMERLAPLVASEPWRVAVCHGDYHPNNLIADGALLTGIDLGGSQRLPLMKDIARFAMHMGRRRLRLSGNTALGVDRACLEAFAGAFAFTKVERTATLPFFLAFEALIRVENTGLPRARIMRAEKTYGQLLQSLEQCCADATLF; encoded by the coding sequence ATGAGCGCCAAACTGCCCCCCATGCCCGACCTAGACGTAATGATGCGCCTTAACGCACGCCTGACAGCCGCTCGGAGCGAAGAGCCGCGTCTGGAGCAGGCCCAACCGACCGACCTGATCCGCGATGTGACGGGCAAGCGGGCTATATTTCGCGGCCAGCTAGAGGGTCGGCGCGTGATTTTCCGCGTGCATCTCAAGCCAGAGACCGGCGCGGCGCAGCGCGAATGGGACGAGTTGAACCGTCTATGGCCCTACATGGCGACCGGTGATCTGCGCGTGCCCGAGCCGATCTGCGCCGCACCCGGCGCCGGTGTCACCGTTCAGCAGGACGCCGCCGGCACCCCCCTTTTGCAATTGCTCTACAGCCTGGACGTCGGCCAACGGGTCGCTTATCTGGCCCCCGCCGCCGCATGGCTACGCACAAGCACCGCCATGACCGAAGGCTGGCGTCTGCCGCGAGCGGATGCATGGATCAAGCGGGCCGCACGCGCCTCTGCTCAGCAGCCGTTCGCACAGCTCCGCGCGCTGGAATTGCGCATCCTCGCCCAGATGGAGCGTTTAGCGCCCCTTGTCGCGTCCGAGCCGTGGCGCGTGGCGGTCTGTCACGGTGATTACCATCCGAACAACCTGATCGCGGACGGCGCCCTCTTGACCGGCATTGATCTGGGCGGATCTCAGCGCCTGCCGTTGATGAAGGATATTGCCCGGTTCGCCATGCATATGGGCCGCCGACGCCTGCGCCTGTCGGGCAATACGGCGCTGGGCGTGGACCGGGCATGCCTAGAGGCCTTCGCCGGCGCCTTTGCCTTCACCAAGGTCGAGCGCACGGCGACGCTGCCCTTCTTTCTGGCGTTCGAGGCACTGATCCGGGTTGAGAATACGGGCCTACCACGCGCACGGATCATGCGGGCGGAAAAAACCTACGGTCAGTTACTTCAGAGTCTAGAGCAGTGTTGCGCCGATGCGACACTCTTTTGA